A region of Paenibacillus sp. 37 DNA encodes the following proteins:
- a CDS encoding GerMN domain-containing protein: protein MRKIQSLRTVSAAALLSIPMVLSGCGMFGAQSSEAVDPPPPIQEAAMIQAAEGNGALATLPLTTVYLQDQQGLLAPVSLTLPSGTDASSPKTALDTLVTGGAYAGMLPEGFQGVLPQGTVVQNVTIHADDKLAVVEFSGNFAKYDAKEERKMLEAVTWTLTGTPDVENVQIWVDGKKLTQMPVNSTPLPEPLNRAVGINLDLGETFVTNSSPVTVYFSAASPAGIQYYVPVTRLVTPGEDRVQAALNELIKGPDKGGELEEVMTGGTELQSVKTAEDGTVTVALKDDMFAEGDIVPSELLQSVVLTTAENTASKDAKVQIEWNGQKTVMGDDNRDYSAPVSKPEYINEIPI from the coding sequence ATGAGAAAGATCCAATCTTTGCGTACGGTATCGGCAGCAGCGCTGCTGAGTATTCCTATGGTATTGTCAGGCTGCGGCATGTTTGGAGCACAGTCTTCCGAAGCTGTTGATCCACCACCGCCTATTCAGGAAGCAGCCATGATTCAAGCAGCCGAAGGGAATGGTGCGCTCGCAACGCTCCCATTAACGACGGTATATCTGCAAGACCAGCAGGGGCTGCTCGCTCCGGTATCCCTGACACTTCCTTCTGGAACAGACGCCAGCAGTCCAAAGACAGCACTGGATACACTTGTCACAGGCGGGGCCTATGCAGGTATGCTGCCTGAAGGATTCCAGGGCGTTCTCCCGCAGGGAACGGTTGTGCAGAATGTAACGATTCACGCGGATGATAAGCTGGCGGTCGTTGAGTTCTCGGGTAATTTTGCCAAGTATGATGCGAAGGAAGAACGGAAAATGCTAGAAGCTGTCACGTGGACATTGACGGGAACGCCTGATGTGGAGAATGTGCAGATCTGGGTGGATGGCAAAAAGTTAACACAAATGCCGGTGAACAGCACGCCGCTGCCTGAACCGCTGAATCGGGCTGTGGGAATCAATCTGGATCTGGGTGAAACGTTTGTGACGAACAGCAGCCCGGTAACGGTTTATTTCTCCGCTGCTTCGCCGGCAGGCATCCAATATTATGTTCCGGTGACACGTCTGGTTACACCTGGTGAAGATCGGGTGCAGGCAGCATTGAATGAACTGATCAAGGGACCTGACAAAGGTGGCGAATTGGAAGAGGTCATGACAGGCGGAACAGAGCTGCAATCGGTCAAAACGGCAGAGGATGGCACGGTAACGGTTGCCTTGAAAGATGATATGTTTGCCGAAGGGGATATTGTGCCAAGCGAGCTGTTACAGTCTGTCGTATTAACTACTGCGGAGAACACAGCCAGCAAGGATGCCAAAGTGCAGATCGAATGGAATGGCCAAAAAACGGTCATGGGTGACGACAACCGGGATTACAGTGCGCCGGTTTCCAAGCCTGAATATATCAACGAAATTCCGATTTAA